In a single window of the Paenibacillus sp. MMS20-IR301 genome:
- a CDS encoding SDR family oxidoreductase → MDLGLGGKSVFVAAASKGLGLATAMEYAREGAKVTIASRSLPQLEAARQAILEATGREVAVAEMDVTVPEDIARAVKLAAGYGGGLDVLVTNAGGPPGGSFGDMADADWSGGFELTLMSTVRLIREALPYLRAAAGGGRIVSISSVSIKQPIQGLILSNVFRAGVSALNKSLAAELAPEGILINSLAPGRIGTDRILQLDGKRAEASGVAVEQIQAEALKGIPLGRTGTPEEFGKAAVFLGSFANTYITGQSLLIDGGMVKSL, encoded by the coding sequence ATGGATTTGGGACTTGGAGGCAAATCGGTTTTTGTTGCGGCCGCCAGCAAAGGGCTGGGGCTGGCGACGGCTATGGAATATGCGCGGGAAGGAGCGAAGGTGACGATTGCGAGCCGGAGCCTGCCGCAGCTGGAAGCTGCGCGGCAGGCCATCCTGGAAGCCACGGGCCGCGAGGTGGCCGTGGCTGAAATGGACGTGACCGTCCCGGAGGATATTGCCCGGGCGGTCAAGCTTGCCGCCGGCTATGGAGGCGGCCTGGATGTGCTGGTCACGAACGCCGGCGGGCCTCCGGGCGGCAGTTTCGGTGACATGGCCGACGCCGACTGGAGCGGCGGCTTCGAGCTGACGCTGATGAGCACGGTCCGGCTCATCCGCGAGGCGCTGCCGTACCTGCGGGCGGCGGCAGGCGGGGGGCGGATCGTCAGCATCAGCTCGGTCTCGATTAAGCAGCCGATACAGGGGCTGATTCTCTCGAATGTGTTCCGCGCAGGCGTAAGTGCGCTGAACAAGAGCCTGGCTGCGGAGCTTGCCCCGGAGGGCATCCTGATTAACAGCCTGGCCCCCGGGCGCATCGGCACCGACCGGATTCTGCAGCTGGACGGCAAACGGGCGGAAGCTTCAGGTGTGGCGGTTGAGCAGATCCAGGCCGAGGCGCTGAAGGGGATCCCGCTCGGGAGAACCGGCACGCCGGAGGAGTTCGGCAAAGCGGCGGTTTTCCTTGGTTCTTTTGCCAATACGTATATTACCGGCCAGTCCCTGCTTATTGACGGCGGAATGGTGAAGTCGCTCTAG
- a CDS encoding copper amine oxidase N-terminal domain-containing protein, which produces MKPTLRTSAALLTLSLALTAGAVSAAPLTSPSAANAVQGIASSAANLYSITINGSNLTDTGFQPSAAKEPLIPLRAVASALGFDITWNPAAKAVDLHKGNIYTTVKSGEDRYVINKMYTTLGTAPLTKADKIYVPASFVSEVLHQTVVVEGKKITINSAVEHVNEQGVITSIHSSDGYASVQIKGAGTAGLVLNISRDTVIEQTDGTSLAFADLQLGMTVSAEHAMFATFSLPPQTPAYRITVQDDKLQSDVLGTAGNLEELTRNGDGSLSIRVKGSALSEASQSEIVLRLAADTPLVNESGGTVEPSALVEGASVIGFYTPVMTRSLPPIAAALKVVVQTPQPVQP; this is translated from the coding sequence ATGAAACCAACACTCAGAACAAGCGCAGCGCTCCTGACGCTGTCGCTGGCCCTCACTGCCGGAGCGGTCTCAGCTGCCCCACTGACAAGCCCAAGTGCAGCGAACGCTGTACAGGGCATTGCCAGCTCTGCTGCCAATCTATATTCAATTACCATTAACGGTTCAAACCTTACGGATACAGGCTTTCAGCCCTCCGCTGCCAAGGAGCCGCTGATCCCTCTGCGTGCTGTCGCAAGTGCACTGGGCTTCGACATTACCTGGAACCCTGCTGCCAAAGCCGTTGATCTGCATAAGGGCAACATTTATACGACGGTGAAGAGCGGGGAAGACCGCTATGTAATCAACAAAATGTATACCACACTCGGTACAGCACCGCTAACCAAGGCAGATAAAATCTATGTTCCTGCATCCTTCGTAAGTGAAGTGCTGCATCAGACAGTGGTTGTGGAGGGGAAGAAGATTACCATCAATTCAGCTGTGGAGCATGTGAATGAGCAGGGAGTTATCACCTCCATCCATAGCTCGGACGGATATGCCTCTGTGCAGATTAAGGGTGCCGGCACCGCCGGACTGGTGCTGAATATCAGCCGAGATACTGTGATCGAGCAAACTGACGGCACCAGCCTGGCTTTCGCTGATCTGCAGCTCGGCATGACCGTGTCCGCTGAGCATGCGATGTTCGCCACCTTCAGTCTGCCGCCGCAAACGCCGGCATACCGGATAACGGTACAGGATGACAAGCTGCAGAGTGATGTGCTGGGCACCGCCGGCAATCTTGAAGAGCTTACCAGGAACGGAGACGGCTCGCTCAGCATCCGCGTCAAGGGCAGCGCCTTAAGCGAAGCCTCGCAGTCTGAGATTGTACTCCGCCTGGCTGCAGATACGCCGCTGGTGAACGAGAGCGGCGGGACTGTAGAGCCGTCCGCCCTTGTGGAGGGCGCCTCCGTCATCGGCTTCTACACCCCGGTGATGACCCGGAGCCTGCCGCCGATTGCCGCTGCGCTCAAGGTTGTTGTGCAGACCCCGCAACCTGTTCAGCCTTAA
- a CDS encoding type B 50S ribosomal protein L31, with protein sequence MKQGIHPKFNQVIFFDASVNFKFLSSSTKSSGETMEWEDGNTYPVIRVDSSSASHPFYTGKQRDTETGGRVDKFKQRLAQKK encoded by the coding sequence ATGAAACAAGGCATACACCCTAAGTTCAACCAGGTTATTTTCTTTGACGCAAGCGTGAACTTCAAGTTCCTTAGCTCGTCCACGAAATCTTCCGGTGAAACTATGGAATGGGAAGACGGCAACACTTATCCAGTGATCCGTGTGGACTCCAGCTCCGCATCCCACCCGTTCTACACTGGTAAACAAAGAGATACCGAAACTGGCGGCCGCGTTGACAAGTTCAAACAGCGTCTGGCACAGAAGAAATAA
- a CDS encoding diguanylate cyclase: MPWMQGYPYYLVMGSVLSLYMGIGSYKHRHTPGRCYLWILMLLVSFIFAATAGEILSGTFQAKLWWKNLQQGPLFLSTIFTYAVIKEYVSRSSEGLGRRLIFFCIPVALDVVLIFTDSYHHLMRSEAWLSTVAGVTGIAVEPTVLSMILIAYDQLFGLYAVYLLAISLLNSPKHYFRRNLLLLVGLLIPVLSVALLPLLKITITGFTAFTYLPPIVAAYLILFRDPRLSLYPLAKNKIFENMKDGIVLTDRYDRIIDVNEAAGVMLSELVDKQTDTWMGKSIHLLLARYGQLSAHYTRRTEGQFEIEPPGKDGACFGIALIATERSGAENTGMLLVFSDHSEKKRYERELLHQATVDDLTGLYNRRHFMRLVQNYSVQAGAGMALLLFDIDDFKLINDTYGHMAGDQALVDLSCKILQVYQDNGVAGRVGGEEFAVCFFTGSEAAALQEAESFRATMGEHTVLLDGGHRIRLTVSIGIAFTERSDVTFEDLYREADEALYLSKATGKNRVTLGRQPVVRQAVKS, translated from the coding sequence ATGCCGTGGATGCAGGGTTATCCGTATTATTTAGTAATGGGCAGCGTTCTAAGTCTCTACATGGGCATCGGTTCTTATAAGCACCGCCACACACCAGGAAGATGCTATTTATGGATACTGATGCTGCTGGTCAGCTTCATATTCGCGGCTACGGCCGGGGAAATTTTATCAGGCACTTTTCAGGCTAAGCTATGGTGGAAGAATCTGCAGCAGGGCCCGCTTTTTTTGAGTACAATTTTCACGTATGCAGTTATTAAAGAATATGTATCCCGTTCCTCGGAGGGTTTGGGCAGGAGGCTTATTTTCTTTTGTATTCCGGTAGCGTTAGATGTTGTCCTGATCTTTACGGATTCCTATCATCATCTGATGCGCAGTGAGGCCTGGCTCTCTACAGTAGCGGGTGTCACCGGAATTGCCGTCGAGCCTACGGTTCTAAGTATGATTCTTATCGCCTATGACCAGCTGTTCGGACTATATGCCGTGTATTTGCTGGCTATCTCCCTCCTGAATTCACCTAAACATTATTTCCGCCGTAATCTGCTGCTGCTGGTTGGACTGCTGATTCCGGTGCTGTCGGTTGCACTGCTGCCGCTTCTCAAAATTACGATTACAGGCTTCACCGCTTTTACCTATCTGCCGCCCATCGTTGCTGCTTACCTGATTCTGTTCCGTGATCCGAGGCTGTCGCTCTATCCGCTGGCCAAGAACAAAATCTTCGAGAATATGAAGGATGGTATTGTACTGACCGACCGCTATGATCGCATTATCGATGTGAATGAAGCGGCAGGCGTTATGCTCTCCGAGCTGGTGGATAAGCAGACCGATACCTGGATGGGCAAGAGTATTCATCTGCTGCTGGCGAGGTATGGACAACTCTCGGCACATTATACCCGGCGGACGGAAGGCCAGTTCGAAATCGAGCCTCCCGGCAAGGACGGTGCCTGTTTTGGGATTGCACTCATTGCTACCGAGCGGAGCGGGGCGGAGAACACGGGTATGCTGCTGGTCTTCAGTGATCACAGCGAGAAGAAAAGATATGAACGTGAGCTGCTGCATCAGGCTACGGTCGATGACCTTACCGGACTGTATAACCGCAGGCACTTCATGCGGCTGGTGCAGAATTATTCTGTACAAGCCGGGGCGGGCATGGCCCTGCTTCTATTCGACATAGATGATTTCAAGCTCATTAATGATACATACGGACATATGGCCGGTGATCAGGCACTGGTCGATTTATCGTGTAAAATTCTGCAGGTCTACCAGGATAACGGAGTCGCCGGACGGGTAGGCGGCGAGGAGTTCGCGGTCTGCTTCTTTACCGGCAGTGAGGCTGCGGCGCTGCAGGAGGCAGAGAGCTTCCGGGCGACGATGGGTGAGCATACCGTTCTGCTGGACGGGGGGCACCGCATCAGGCTTACGGTCAGCATCGGCATCGCCTTCACAGAGCGGAGTGATGTGACCTTCGAGGATTTGTACCGTGAGGCGGATGAAGCCCTCTACCTGTCCAAGGCTACAGGCAAGAACAGGGTTACTCTGGGGCGGCAGCCGGTGGTGCGGCAAGCGGTGAAGAGTTAA